The Streptomyces sp. RKND-216 genomic sequence GCCTCCAGGGTGACGTTCTTCTCGTGTGCCCACTGCAGGAGCTCCCCCAGGGTCTCCTGCAGCGTCGTCGTGCGGATCTCGACCCGGCGCCCCTCGACCGTCGCGCGCAGCGTCTGCGGCAGCCGGTCCGCCTCGATCCCCGCGGGCAGCAGGAAGCGGATGTGGGCGGGCTGCGCGGCGGTCACCTCGGCGGGCGTCCCCGAGGCGACGATCCGGCCGTCCCGCATGATCGCCAGTTGGTCGGCGAGTTCCTCGGCCTCCTCGAGGTAGTGCGTGGTGAGCAGCACCGTGGTGCCCTCGTCGCGCAGGCCCCGGACCAACTCCCAGGTGTCGCGGCGCCCTTCAGCGTCCAGGCCGGTCGTGGGCTCGTCGAGGAACAGCACCTCCGGCCGGCCCAGCATGGCGAGCGCGAGGTCCAGTCGTCGCCGTTCGCCGCCGGAGAGCTGCTTGACGCGGACGTCGGCGCGCCGACCGGCGAGACCCACCAGGCCGAGCACCTCCTCGACGGGACGGGCGCCGCTGGTGCACCCCGCCCACATGCGGGCGGTCTCGGCGACGGTGAGTTCCGACGCGAACCCGCCTTCCTGCAGCATCACCCCGGTCCGGTGGCGGACGGCCGCCCGCTCCGAGTAGGGGTCGTGCCCCAGCACGCGCACGCTTCCACCGCTCGGCCGGGCCAGCCCTTCGAGCAGTTCGACGGTGGAGGTCTTGCCCGCCCCGTTCACCCCGAGGAGGGCGAAGACCTCGCCGGCGCGGACGGAGAAGCTGATGCCGCGCACGGCTTCGAAGCCTTCCGCGTAACTGCGTTTCAGTTCGTCCACTTCGATCGCGTTCATGTCTCCAGCTTTCCGTTCTCGGAGGGTGAGGAGCAGTGTGGGTCGTCACGACGTCACATGAGGTATGTCATGCCGAGGACAGGCGGGAGCCGGTGCTACCCGGCGCGGGACGGCACCGGCACCCCGCAGGCGGCGAACAACCGCTCCTGCGCGGCGTCCACGCGCGAGAGGCGATGGCGGTGTCCGCCGTCATGGCGGAAGGTCAGCTTCCGGACGCGGTTCAGCTCGCCGGCGATGCTCGCCCACGGCCGGGCGGTGCGGAGCTCTGCGACGCTGGTCAGGAGCAGAGCGAGCCAGCACAGCAGGACGTGTGCCCGGCCGCGGTCCTCCAGGCGGTGGTACACGGGCTGGAAGTAGCGGGGAGAGGCCATCGCGGAGAAGGCCCGCTCGGTGCGGAGCAGGGCGGCGTAGCCCGCTGCCGCCTGATCCGTCCCCACGTCGGAGGTCAGCGGCGTCAGCAGGTGGGCGCCGTCCAGCCGGGCGTCCGCGTCGACCGCGTCCGGGTCGACGACGAGCGAGCCCGTGCCGGGACACCGGCTGAGCCACCGGCCCAGGAGCGGGTGTCCGAGGAGTTCCTGCTGTGCGGAGGAGTCCGGGCCGCACCGGCGGGACGAGTCAGCTGTCGTCCAGGCCAGCTCCGCTCTTACGAAGTCCAGCTGCGCGGCGCGTTGCACAGCCTCGTGTTCGGCCTCCCGGGTACTGCGCCACAGCACGCGGCGGCGCCGGCCGTCCTCGCCCAGGCGCAGTTCGCGGACCGTCAGGTCCGTCCCGACGCGGCGGTGACGGCCCGCCAGATGGGGGAGGGTCTCGCTCGTCTCGGAGCTCGTCCGCAGGCTCTCGCCCGTCACCACGAGGGGGCGTAAACCCGGTTCGGAGGCGAGGAGCTGGGAGCGTCTGGAACTGCGCACGACGACGGTGCGCAGGGAGCCCGCCGCCGCGGAGCCCGGGACGTCCGCGAGGCAGTCGCCCGGGGCGGAGGCCGCGTCCTCCGCGTGCCACGACCAGCAACCGACCGGCAGTCCCTCGTCGGTGACGGCGAGACCCACCAGGAGCGGGGGAAGCCCGTCAGTGCCGGGGGCGTCGAAGAACACCAGGTCTCTCGGTCGGGTCGAGGCCCACGCCTTCGGCGCACCACGGGCCCGTGCCATCCCCTCCCGCACCGTGCGGCGGAGGTCCGCCTCACGTTCCAGGAGGCGGTCCATGGCGGCCAGCGCGGCGCCGTTGCCGTCCAGTTCGGACAGCCCCGGAACCACGACCTCCTCCGCGGCCCACCGGTGCAGGGGTCTCGGAGACTCCGGGGCGAGCGCGCGGTTGGCGACCAGGGCGAAGACGACGCGCTCCGCGCCGGCGTCGCCCAGCAGGCGGGTCAGTGCGGGCCCGATGCCCAGGGCCTGCCACAGACCGTCCAGCAGCCAGGCGGCGCCGACCGGGCGCGCGGCCTCGACTTGCGGCAGGCTCTCGGCGAGCGGCTGCGTCGCGTCCGACGTCTCGCCGAGGTAGCGGTGGATGGAGTCGGCCAGGCGCCGCAGCACCCCGGGATCCAGGGCGTCCTCGCGGCCGAAGCTGAGCAGGATCTCGGCTCGCGTCGTGCCGTCCACGCGCTGATTCCTCGCGATCTGGAGGTAGCGCACGACGCGGCCGTCACGGTTCTTTCGCTGTGTCTTCCTGAGATACATGCCCGCAGTGTTCCCAGATCCGCCAGCAGAATCTTAATTTTCGGCGCCAATTGTGTGCCCACGGGAAGAGCTAGTAATTTCCCTACTGTGATACAGATCACAGAGGGCCCCCTTGGCCATGTCTTTAACTGCGCTTATCGTCAACTGCGCGCCATCAGAAATGAGTTCGACTTCGCGGTGTCCCTCGACCAGGACACCCAAGGTGATGATCTTTCTCCGATTGGTTGGGGGATTCTTCTCATGGCTTACGCGCAGGTTAAGGGCTGTCCAACGTTCAACGACGAGGCGACGCCCGGCGATCGTGGATTCATGTCCCTGCGCAGTGGGAAATGATCCGGACTCTGCGTCCGGCTCCTGCTCGAAGAGCAGGCCACCGCCACCTGGAACTGATGGCCGAAATCCCAG encodes the following:
- a CDS encoding ABC transporter ATP-binding protein; translated protein: MNAIEVDELKRSYAEGFEAVRGISFSVRAGEVFALLGVNGAGKTSTVELLEGLARPSGGSVRVLGHDPYSERAAVRHRTGVMLQEGGFASELTVAETARMWAGCTSGARPVEEVLGLVGLAGRRADVRVKQLSGGERRRLDLALAMLGRPEVLFLDEPTTGLDAEGRRDTWELVRGLRDEGTTVLLTTHYLEEAEELADQLAIMRDGRIVASGTPAEVTAAQPAHIRFLLPAGIEADRLPQTLRATVEGRRVEIRTTTLQETLGELLQWAHEKNVTLEALDARSGSLEEAFLDIARAEDGEPGTAKAEVAHA